ACCTCATGTATGAAGACCTGCCGGATCTGGAAAAATTTGCCAACTGGCATTATGACCTTGAAATTAATCTTCCAGGTCTGGAAGTTATTCATAATATGTTGAAAAAACTGGATGCTTTAAAACGAAGAAACAGAGAGCTGATGAACAAACTTTCGGCTATCAGTGACCAATATGAAGATATTTAGCTTAGTTTTGTAGCTTTTTAAAGCAACAATATTATGAGTGAGGAAAAAGTGATTACTTTAAAACCTGAGAGAGCGATTTTTGAAGATATTTATTTTAGCGGAAATCAAGGGAGTCTGCTTTTTTCTCCTACCACAAAAAGTAAAACAATAACAACCATTGCTGCTGCTGTTATTTTACTGATTGCATTTCTTCTGAAAGATAATTTCAGCAAGGAAAGCCAAGGTATCTTGTACTTTTTTAGTTTTATCTTGTTGCTTTGTGCTGTTTACTTATCTGTAAGTGTTAATAAGGTCTCAAGATGGAAAAAGCAGGTTAATCACTACCTGAATATTTTGGAAAAGTGTAAGATTTACGAAATAAGAATTGAACAGAATTTTTTCACAGTCAATATTGATGGTGAAAAAGAAACCAGTGAATGGAAAGACTTTGAATTTTTT
This Chryseobacterium sp. G0162 DNA region includes the following protein-coding sequences:
- a CDS encoding chaperone modulator CbpM; protein product: MSERISREELVRIYNIEITFFDELVDYGLLNIHIENEVHYLMYEDLPDLEKFANWHYDLEINLPGLEVIHNMLKKLDALKRRNRELMNKLSAISDQYEDI